In Leptodesmis sichuanensis A121, the following are encoded in one genomic region:
- a CDS encoding thioredoxin domain-containing protein, translating to MSRSSTPSFLRSPRFYAMPLLLGTVAIALLTLSGCSGVRKSLASVLGKSDASAPEALPGAHLTRSNPAQIALIDHLNKVGAKLYSTYWCPYCTRQKELFGEAVSKLQIVECDPNGKNAQPATCANANVSSYPTWEINGQQYPGMHSLEELAALSGYKGSLKFTQ from the coding sequence ATGTCGCGTTCTTCCACTCCATCATTCCTGCGATCGCCCCGGTTCTACGCAATGCCCCTATTGCTGGGGACAGTGGCGATCGCCCTGCTCACCCTTTCTGGTTGCTCTGGAGTTCGTAAATCCCTGGCCTCCGTTTTGGGTAAATCCGATGCATCTGCTCCAGAAGCCCTGCCTGGTGCTCACCTTACCAGATCCAATCCAGCCCAAATCGCTCTAATTGATCATCTCAACAAGGTGGGAGCAAAACTGTATAGCACTTATTGGTGTCCCTACTGTACACGGCAGAAAGAACTGTTTGGAGAAGCGGTGAGCAAACTGCAGATCGTAGAATGTGACCCAAACGGGAAAAATGCCCAGCCTGCCACCTGTGCCAATGCCAATGTCAGCAGTTATCCAACCTGGGAAATTAATGGCCAACAATATCCAGGAATGCACTCCCTGGAAGAACTGGCGGCACTGTCCGGCTACAAAGGTTCCCTGAAATTCACCCAGTAA
- a CDS encoding cytochrome c biogenesis protein CcdA, giving the protein MTRVKSLHKTLTSRHLRKLLWLPGLFLGGWLFVWLTDRLMQSPFYRQVEQFAFWIGENYDRWLSQQTVNNPLLLIGFAFVGGLVASVSPCILSLLPVNLSYIGTREITSRRDAFSKASAFVLGVVTVLSLLGLFSSLASFVLVRYRGYFFILVGTVIVLMSLQMAGILQFSMPQISLPTTQPDPAAGKPTAIATRRSISQSIRSLLTGPYGIGLTFALVSSPCSSPIMVSILAVAAATGSQLQSTVTMVSYALGYSAVIFLASLFTGLAKQTRWLLVHSDTITRVASVVLLIIGLVYLMNGGYWVLSTLS; this is encoded by the coding sequence ATGACACGGGTAAAATCACTCCACAAAACGTTGACAAGCAGGCATTTGAGAAAGCTCTTATGGCTACCGGGTTTGTTTCTGGGCGGTTGGCTATTCGTTTGGCTGACTGACCGACTGATGCAAAGCCCGTTCTATCGGCAGGTGGAGCAGTTTGCCTTTTGGATCGGGGAAAACTACGATCGCTGGTTGAGTCAGCAAACTGTCAACAATCCTCTTCTATTGATTGGGTTTGCTTTTGTCGGTGGATTGGTGGCCAGCGTTTCCCCCTGCATTCTGTCCCTGCTGCCGGTGAATTTGAGCTACATCGGCACCCGAGAGATTACGTCCCGGCGAGATGCCTTCTCCAAAGCAAGCGCGTTTGTGTTGGGCGTGGTCACTGTACTCAGCCTGCTGGGATTGTTTTCTTCTCTGGCCAGCTTTGTCTTAGTCCGCTATCGGGGCTACTTCTTCATCCTGGTCGGCACGGTGATTGTCCTCATGAGCTTGCAGATGGCTGGGATTCTCCAGTTTTCCATGCCTCAAATTTCCTTGCCGACTACTCAACCTGATCCTGCTGCTGGGAAACCCACCGCGATCGCAACCCGCCGATCCATTAGTCAATCAATCCGTTCCCTCCTAACCGGGCCTTATGGAATAGGATTGACCTTTGCCCTGGTCAGTTCTCCCTGTAGCAGTCCGATTATGGTTTCCATCTTGGCCGTTGCTGCTGCCACAGGTTCTCAACTGCAAAGCACGGTGACGATGGTGAGTTATGCGCTGGGCTATTCTGCGGTTATCTTCCTGGCCAGCCTATTTACAGGATTGGCAAAACAAACTCGTTGGCTGTTGGTGCATTCCGATACCATTACTCGCGTCGCAAGTGTGGTTTTATTAATCATCGGCCTAGTTTACCTGATGAATGGAGGGTATTGGGTGCTCTCAACACTCTCTTAA
- a CDS encoding GDSL-type esterase/lipase family protein has protein sequence MQATVISPRNLSAQLTRPLKVVALGDSLIYGFGDPVGGGWVERLRRSWMGAGSSGHALYNLGIRGDGVSQVSKRLESEFRHRGELRNRLPDLMILSVGVNDSARLGRLDGRNFTEFDRFQSEMEILLDRASQLCPVLFIGMVPVDEAKMPFLDCLYYNHDDQFQYKEATRLACQERGIPYLDLFSHWLDRGRDWCNSRLTEDGLHPNVSGYETMFTQVTTWQPFIERVSAHEAGRMGKSLLATY, from the coding sequence ATGCAAGCAACTGTTATTTCTCCTCGAAATTTATCCGCCCAGCTAACCCGCCCCCTGAAAGTGGTAGCCCTGGGAGACAGCTTGATTTACGGTTTTGGCGACCCTGTGGGTGGCGGCTGGGTAGAGCGGTTGCGGCGAAGCTGGATGGGGGCTGGCAGTTCTGGTCATGCGCTATATAACCTGGGGATCCGGGGAGATGGAGTCAGCCAGGTTTCTAAGCGTCTGGAAAGTGAATTCCGGCATCGGGGGGAATTGAGAAATCGGTTGCCAGACTTGATGATTTTGTCTGTCGGGGTGAACGATTCCGCCCGCTTAGGTCGCTTAGACGGTCGCAATTTCACCGAGTTCGATCGCTTTCAGAGCGAGATGGAGATTCTGCTGGATCGGGCCAGCCAACTCTGCCCAGTGCTGTTTATTGGTATGGTGCCTGTGGATGAGGCAAAAATGCCATTTTTGGATTGCCTCTATTACAATCACGACGATCAGTTCCAGTACAAGGAAGCAACCCGTTTAGCCTGCCAGGAACGCGGCATTCCCTACCTGGATTTGTTCTCTCACTGGCTCGATCGGGGCAGGGATTGGTGCAACTCCCGGCTGACTGAGGATGGCTTACATCCCAATGTGTCGGGCTATGAGACGATGTTTACCCAAGTCACTACCTGGCAACCGTTTATCGAGCGGGTGTCTGCCCATGAAGCAGGCCGCATGGGAAAATCATTGCTGGCGACCTATTGA
- the rdgB gene encoding RdgB/HAM1 family non-canonical purine NTP pyrophosphatase: MAVLVVATGNPGKLKEMQAYLADLDYELCLKPETLDIEETGQTFLENACLKASQVALATGEWAIADDSGLQVNALAGAPGVYSARYGTTDADRIQRLLQELDGETNRQAQFVCVIAVARPDGTIALHTEGICAGEILHTPRGQGGFGYDPIFYVPAYQQTYAEMPASLKHEISHRGKAFQTLIPQLMAIR; the protein is encoded by the coding sequence ATGGCGGTTCTGGTTGTAGCGACTGGCAATCCCGGTAAGCTCAAGGAAATGCAGGCTTACCTGGCTGACCTGGACTACGAACTGTGTCTTAAACCTGAAACGCTGGATATTGAGGAAACTGGCCAAACGTTTTTGGAAAACGCCTGCCTGAAAGCCTCCCAGGTGGCCCTGGCGACTGGGGAGTGGGCGATCGCCGATGATTCAGGGTTACAGGTCAATGCCCTGGCTGGAGCACCGGGTGTTTACTCGGCGCGTTACGGCACAACGGACGCAGACCGCATTCAACGGCTCTTGCAGGAACTGGATGGCGAAACCAATCGGCAGGCTCAGTTTGTCTGCGTGATCGCTGTTGCTCGACCGGATGGCACGATCGCACTGCATACAGAAGGCATTTGTGCTGGCGAGATTCTCCATACTCCCAGAGGGCAGGGCGGCTTTGGCTATGATCCTATTTTTTATGTTCCAGCCTATCAGCAAACCTATGCTGAAATGCCTGCTTCGCTAAAGCATGAAATCAGCCATCGAGGGAAGGCGTTTCAAACATTAATCCCGCAACTGATGGCTATTCGATAA
- a CDS encoding sugar transferase — MHLASPDLVSPNLISPDLSSSNLDIPSQAPALLDSSIPLEAPHPSASSILKRLIDIVGSLIGLVILAILLVPIAIAIKLDSPGPILYSQERYGLLGKPFQVYKFRSMVQNADELKAQIKNEAKGLIFKNQNDPRVTRVGRFLRKTSLDEFPQFWNVLKGEMSLVGTRPPTTDEVKQYQAHHWQRLSVKPGITGEWQVNGRSLIKDFEDIVHLDLRYQAQWHPLYDLVLILKTVRILITKTGAY; from the coding sequence ATGCACTTAGCATCACCAGATCTGGTATCACCAAATTTAATATCGCCAGACTTATCATCCTCCAACTTAGATATTCCTTCCCAGGCTCCCGCTCTATTAGATTCTTCTATTCCTCTAGAAGCACCTCACCCCTCGGCCTCTTCTATCTTGAAGCGCCTAATTGATATCGTCGGAAGCCTGATCGGTCTGGTGATCCTGGCAATTCTACTGGTGCCGATCGCGATCGCCATTAAGCTCGATAGTCCCGGCCCCATCCTGTATTCTCAAGAGCGATATGGATTGCTAGGCAAGCCATTCCAGGTCTACAAATTTCGCTCAATGGTGCAAAATGCAGATGAATTGAAGGCTCAAATTAAAAATGAAGCGAAGGGGTTGATCTTTAAGAATCAAAACGATCCTCGTGTTACCCGTGTAGGGCGTTTTTTACGGAAGACCAGCTTAGATGAGTTCCCTCAATTTTGGAACGTTTTAAAGGGTGAAATGAGCCTGGTAGGAACCCGGCCTCCGACTACTGATGAAGTCAAGCAGTATCAGGCGCATCACTGGCAACGGTTGAGTGTGAAGCCAGGAATCACCGGAGAATGGCAGGTGAATGGGCGATCGCTGATTAAGGACTTTGAGGACATCGTGCATCTAGATCTGCGCTACCAGGCACAATGGCATCCTCTCTATGATCTGGTTCTCATCCTTAAAACCGTTCGCATACTCATCACCAAGACCGGAGCTTATTAG